In Aspergillus fumigatus Af293 chromosome 6, whole genome shotgun sequence, the genomic window TCCAATCTCCCTGATAAATTCCAGCTTAGAATGCTCTGACAAAGTCGGAATTGTCTTGGTGACTCGAAACATGGTGCTGATGATATCATGAGATGAGTAACCGAGGTCCCTAAGAGTTATCAGAATATCGATGACGAAGCAATAATCGAACGCATCATGCGCATACCATAACTCGTTCAGGGTTTCTAGGGCAGCGTCGACCTTCCCTTCCCAGCATGCCTTGATCATAGCTTGGACCTTGATCGGGTGTGGGCTATCGACCACACGAAAGACATTATCTCCACTGACCAGACCAAAACCTGACCATGTGCTCTGCAGGTTATTGATAGCCTGACGCATATCTCCCTCAGCACTGAAAACCAAGGCAGCGATCCCATCTTCTGTGTGTTCCACCTTCTCAGCGTCGCATATCTGTTTCAATCGTTTCACCACCTGTGCGTCTGTCAGTCGGGCGTAGCGCAGGATAGCGCATCGAGACTGGATGGGTTCAATGATCTTATTTGACTGGTTGCAAGCAAATGCGAACCGTGTTGTTGAAGAATAGATTTCCATCGTTCGTCGTAATGCCTGCTGCGCGCCAGGAGTCATGCTATAAATGATCAGCGACCAGTCGCACATATTTTGAATCCTCTAGTTTCATACCTATCCGCTTCATCGAGAATGACAATCTTGTGACGGCCCGGTGGGAGCGTCACCTTCTTCTGGGCAAAGCCTTTGATCCGACTTCTGACAACATCGATACCTAGCAAATCGTCAGATTGGACCAGAATGGGTTGACTCAGAATGACATGCCTCGTTCGTCACTAGCATTCAGTTCCAATACCGCCTCCTTATAAGCCTCTCCTAGTAGTTGCCTCGCCAAGCACAGAATCGAGGTAGTCTTTCCTATACCAGGCATGCCCGAGATGATAACGTGGGGCATGTTGCCATCTTTGGCTATAATTTTCAATCGCTCAATTGTTTCTGTATTGCCGACGATGTCATCGAGGAATATTGGTCGGTATTTCTCCACCCTAAAAAGTCATTATTAGAAATTGTCAGGTAGAACATCCTGATCTTGTTTACAAACCAGGGTAGTTCATAATCAGGCGGAGCTCCCGCAGTAACAGCCCTGAGGCTATTTCGAGAAGCACTTGCTGAGGATTCTGCTTGCACCATTGCGAAGGGTTGAATGCAGGAATAGTGGGCTGTTGAGGAGTTCCTTCTTGTAATGCGACACAATAGGCAGGTTATCTGTTAGGCGAACTGGTTTTCAGAAGACGCGAAGATTGGAGACGCGTCGAAACGGACCAAATTGGGCTTAATTGTGTCTCCGGATCAATTCCGCCCTTTGATCTCCACCACTGCCACCAACATTGGCTGGTTATTGTTATGCCTCAGCATTCATTTTATTGTTCTAGGATCAATCTTTTGTTGCAGCCTCGATTAGCATGAATTGTCTTGACACTCATTTCAAAGGCGCATCTAATTCAATCACGTCACATTACAGGCACCTATTTTTGGGCCAAAAGGTAGTCGACAAGCATAACAGGTTCTAGTCAGCTCCTCGCAGCACATCGGCCCTGCTAGGtgctttctccatcaaccTAAGACCCGTTCCTACAGATCACCCTCGAGGATGGGCACAACCTCCGTCAGACGCAATCTCTTCCATCACAACCTCAGCAGACGTCCGGTCTCTGCTACGCCTGGGTCGATGccaagcagcagaagcaatgGGGTTTCGGGTCCTCCCTCTCACATGCTACAGTCCTCCTCCGAGTCAATGGGCCCCTCTCTGACTTCTGGTTCCTTGGACAACGGAGATATCGTGGTCAGAGACAAAAACGGTGGCTACAAGCTTGACATTCCTGTTCTTCCGCCTGCCATTACCAGCGAAAATGGTGACGGGATGGATGGTTTGGACGAGAGTGGAACTAGCGGGGGAGCAGGAACTACGGCTGTCGATTCAGCTAGCCAAACTGACATCAGTGGgcgagaaaaagaaagtacGTTGGCAGGCTAGAAAAAACGTACTGGTGGCCTGAATGAAGGAGCTGACGTGACCGGTCTgtcgaagagatcgaggcAAGTCTAGCAGAATTGATGTATCGAAACCGAAACAGACAAATGAGCAATGAACCAGCCGGTAAGTGCATGCGAACGGTGGGTCCAACGTGGTCCTGTCTGATCCTCTGCTTCCTTACTGTTTATCAAACACTAATCATCGACAGAGATCCTCAATCTTATCCACCAAAATCTCCGAAGTAGAGTGGCAGCGCTCGAGGAAGACAACTGGATGTACGATCAGAAGTAGATCCACGTGCCTAAAGCCAGCCTGCGGGCATCTAACCAAGCCAAGTACCACTGGATAATCACGCTTTAATTATCTAACTGGTATCTACTTGCTTAGTATGTTCAAGATACATATATCACGCACGAGGTCGTGCCCTGGTTCACCTAATCGAGCTCCATGCTGGCCGGCGGCGCCTCCACGGTCTTCGACTGACTCCGTCCCTGGGGTGTTCTCCTACTTCCGCCCTGGTTCTGACCTCCGAACAGCATACTGCCCATCATGTCCAGAAGTGGGTTACCTTGTCTCGGAACCTTGATCGCGAAGTATTGCTCGCCTATCTGTGACAAAGCATCATCCCAGATCCCTACTTCTCGGATCTGCGATGCATAATGGGCAGTCAACTGCTTGAAAAGGTCTGCGCTGCCTCGCTGAATAGTGAGAAGCAGCATGCTTATGAAGTTCAGCAAAGGCAGAGACGGGAAAACTCGAACGTCGGAGCTGGCGCTGCTGACTTCTTGTACGCCGAGGGATGTatttgaggaagagagccgTGAGGTGAAGACAAGGAAGGCTTTATTAGCGTTCCGGAGGTTACCAACTAACAAGTAAGGAAAGACTGCACGAGAGGCGTATATAGCTGCCGTATGGGGTTCGTCGTTCGTGTACCACTCGTACTCGAGCTTCGCGAGTGTTTCAGCAGATTCGGAGGTTCCAAGGACGAGATGCTTCTCGGCGTCATATGGCTCATTGTCTGACACATAGTCAATACGTTGTAGATTCAAGGTCATATGTGGCCCACGAACCTTCAGCATATACCGAACCAGCCGCATGGTGCAGCTCCGCATCTCCTCTCTCCACAGGACCGAACCGTCCGCTCCAGCCGATCATCTCCTGAATGAATCTCTTCCTCGTGGGCTCTTCCGAAGGGAATTCACGAAGAAGCTCGATTAAGCGCTCTATATGAAGTTGCATCGTTAGCCGATTCGATCTCGGAAAGTTCACTATCCTTAGCCCACCGGCGATCCGCTAGTTCCATGTAGATTCACTCGAAAAGCCTTCCATCCTTAAAGAGATAGCATGTAATGCTCAATAGACAAGATCAAACTCACTCTTTCGGGCTCGACCCTCCGCATCATCGTCTCCTCCAGTAATCCCCCACCCCGCCTTAGTGTACACCTCATCTACCAACATAATAGCCAAGTCACCTCCACTTGCGGAAGCGCCCTGTTGAGATCCAGCTCTCAGAAGAGCGGTCGCACCGCCAGCCAATATTTCAGCAGCGGCCTCATAATTGGATTGTTTGATGTATCGCGCAGCGATGACACGGAGTTGTTGGTGAGCTTCGTAGTAAGCACCGGAGGCGATTCTGCAGATGAGAACCAACGTTAGTATCCACTTTCCTTTTTTCGAAAGTTGGGAAAACAAGACACCCTTGTCGTATGTCAAAGCTCGGGGCAAACTCACTTCTCGCGCTGCCGAGCAATCGTCTTGTCGATGCGTGAGGTCATCTCGGAATGTGCTCACAGGTGACTGGGGAACCGCCAGGGGGAACAGCAAAGGAGGGGAGTTGCGTCAAGCGTATAAAGGAGTTAAGATTTCCGATTTAATGTGAACAGACAAGCTTGTAGGGGGGTTCCAGCCTAGGTGGATAACAAAACAAAATCACCGATAGCTGGGAGCGGCCGAGTGTCGAGAACTTTTGGTGGGGAACTCCCCTGGTGTCTTCCAGAACCGCGGAGCTTCTCCATATACAGGCCCCTTGTTACTTGGGCGGAAAATACTCCAACCCAGCAAGTTTGACATGCATCGATCAATCGAGGTGTAGTTGTTCCTCATTTGAACATCTGTCAGCGCATGTAGACGATCATATGTACTGGTGTCTTTCTCTATTTAACAATCCGGATTGGTCGCAAGCAGCCTATATAGATGCCTGAGCTTCAAATAGCTTCCCCTTGGAGAATcacttgattttctttaACAATAGGCCCGATACGCATCGAGCGAAGCAGTTATGGATGGAGGTACATTTGACATCCAGCCAATTGGCCGCTTCTATGGCTCAAATACCACAATCCGACGTCCAAGGGTATGTCCTTTTCCGTGTTAATTCGAGACAAAAATTTGAGAAATAACCCGAAACAGGAGATCACTTGCTTCTCATATGATGCTGAGCATAAGTTTCACCTCGGGGATTCGTCCCTGCGGTACTATTATACGCCGCGCCTCCCCGCGGATTTGAATCGAGGCTTCGACACTTTCCAGAAGCTAGATGATACCGCCGACGAGCATCTAGACGCTTTGCTAGAGACCATTATGGCTCTGGAAAAAGAGACAGGAAAGCGATGCGAGGCCGATATCATCACATGGAGAGGCATGATGACGAAAGTAAGTAGCTCAAGACTCTTGTTTTATCCGGAAGGTGGCGATGACTGATACTGGCGCCTTGGTGTAGATTTTGACTGCTCCTTTTGACAATCTCAACGGGTATGTAGACAGGATATATGCACTGCCTTCATCTTACTGATCTGAGCATTAGTTTCGAAATGAATGCGACTTGTTTCCAGGTAGGCGGTGTCCAAGCTCGTTGATACGTGGTTTACATTTTAACTATGAAGATGCAGGGCACAATGTTTGTATATCCCTCTGAAGGCTCCGCTAGTTCTATGATGCTAATGCGGAATAGATTTATTGAGGAGAACAACCTCTATAAAATTCAGCAAAAACAAATCCAGGAGAATCAAAGAATGCCCCCGGGAATGGCCTCCCAGGATCTGATGGCATACTGGGGTACGGTTACCGCTCCATGAACTGGTTTGACAAAAAGCTAAAATGCAAACTCAGGCTACAAATTTGAAACCTTGTGTTTGCTACAACAGCCATGGGATCCGACCCCTCGGGCCGAGATCGAAAGTCGCGAAGATCTCGTGGTCAACAACAATGCACAATACTGCTCTGTTGTTCGAACAGGCATAGGGAGTACTCGTTTGATTATTGGTGGTGAAGTTGATGCTGGTATGCTCTCCTCACTCTAGTCGAATGCTTCTGGCGATTCTTAGGGGTCGTACCAAAGCCTGTGCTGATGCTGGTGTGCTAGTGTGGGACTGCAAACCCGACCGCAAGGAAGACCCCATCAATTGGGTAGAGCTGAAGACTTCGGCAGAGATCAGGAACGACCGGGACATGATCAAGTATGAACGAAAGCTCCTAAAGTTCTGGGCGCAGTCGTTCCTCCTTGGCGTTCCCAAGATTATTGTTGGTTTTCGCGACAATCATGGGATAGTCCATCGTTTGGAAGAGCTTGAAACGGCCAGTATACCCAATAAGGTAAAGAAGCTTGGACGGGGTACGTGGGATGGCAACATTTGCATCAACTTCGCGGCTGCATTCCTCGAATGTAAGTCTGAAAAAAACGAACTCGAATGCCCCTTCTATGTCCCTTCAGCTAATGGGTTCAAAGGGCTCAAATCAACAATCAAGGAGGGAGGAACGTGGCGAATCCGTAAGCTGGAGAAGTCGTCGCTTATTCAGGTGTTCAAGATTGAGGAGACTGGAACAGGCGATATTATCTCCAGGTCGTTTCTGGATTGGCGATCACGCTCATGATGAGGTGGAGTCGGCGCGTACAAACTGGCTTAACGGCGGAAAGTTCGCATTTCAATTATTTCGGAATGCAACAAACCGCGGCAGGTGTGCGAATCTGTCTGTCGGTTCGACCAAAGCAATGAGGGTGGGCTCGCAGGATTCGGGTCAGGCTATGAAAGTAATGTACTGAGATGCCTGATACTGGTAAGCACTCAACGTGAGCAGCCTGGCCATAGCACTGGCTTTTGAAGCCAGTATCCGGTTCTTGGAGTCCTGTCACTCTGTTGCATTTGATGGGTGAGCATTGCCAGGCCGAAGAAATATAACACTACATCATGCTCGGGGATCGACGCGAAAAAGATGACGTATCATCGCCATCTCGTACCAAGCTGAGAGGCTCTATTTGCCTACGCCAGAGTATCGACAAGGTGATGAAGTGTCCCATCCTCGCATGTCCAGCCGTCATGATACAGGAGACTCGAAATGTTGGGCAAAGGGCGGCATTGAACCACAGTACGGCTCGAGTCACTATGTATAATTTCTCGTAGAATGGATACTGGAAATCTAAGTTGAAGAGGGTTGCTCTTCCTGCCAGAGGAAAGCAGCCAATGTGTTTTTTTTGATGAGGCGAACACACGTCTATTTTCTACTGCGGCGTTGAAGGCTGCTCAGTAGGAGTTGGATTGTCACAATTTTGACCAACACCTAAGGTCTGCTGGTTGCGCAGATACTTTTCACGCTCTGCTCGTTTTGCTGCATTCTTGATTGCCCTCTTGTGGGCACGCCCGTTCAGGTGAATATTCCACTGATCTTGGGTCGCCATCGTTCTACTACAGATCTCACATGTAAAAGTCTGAAGCACGTCGCTGCGCTGTGTCTGCGCCTGAACCTCCCGTGCGCATAGTGTCTCTCTTGCCATGTCCGAGAGAGATTTAGGGTCCGGTCTGGGTTCGTCGTTGAGCAGCGCCTGAGTCAGGTGCTCAGACGGCTCCGTAACCCACCTCTGCCAGTCCTCAACGTTCGTACTGTCCAGAAGATACAAATTTTTTGTCGCACCTGCGTCAGCGAGCGCCTTCCAAAGCTTATTCCGTATCCATTTGATCTGGGATGTCGCATATTGACGCGTTGCAATTTTCACCAGCTCGATCGACGACTGTTTGAGTGCTTCGAGCTCCCCTTCACTCAATTCACCGTTTTCCAGGGCGTCAAAGTAGGGTGCTAACTCCTTGAACCCGATGGAGACCCAGACTCCTCTTGTTTGATCGACAGTAATGCCTTGCCCTTTTTTCTCCCGAATATAAGCCCACATTCTTTGGGCCTCTGCCATCAAGCCTTGTTCCACCATAGAATCTACGCGTTTGGCAAGCCGGCAGTTCAAAGTCTCCTTCTCTGAATGCACCCAGAATATCAGTGTCGGGTAACGGAGCTGTCCTATACCCGGGGAAGACTCTCCATTTGTCCCTGTCGCATATTTCTGACGCTTCTGCTCCGCATAAATCTCGGAGGCCGGCTTGCCGGTCTGAAAGTAAATCTCCAAGGATCGTCGGATTTTGCGCACGTCGTTTGGATGCCACCGACTGGCGATAACGGGATCGACTTCCTTTAATTTTTGAAAGACCACGTCTGGCGGCGCGTCAAGGATAGGCCACTTTGCGGACGTAGGCTTAGTCTCCTTATGAAAATGtgcatcgtcgtcgtcaccCGAGAAGAGGCTCTCCTCAACCAGCTGATCCTTGAAGAGTACCGTCTGTGTGTAGTAGTGCGTTCCTCCGACTAGAATGGGAAGCTTCCCTCGGGAGTGTATGTCCTTTATAAGTCGCAGGCATTCCCTTTTGAAATGCCCTATGCGCCACggctcttcttcaaaatcgACACAACTGATCAGGTGATGCGGGATGCCATTCCGTTCCTCGAATGGTATTTGATTCGTGATGATGGGTAGGCCACGATACATTTGCATAGCGTCGCCATTTATGATTTCGCCGTTGAATCGGGTGGCTAAATCCACTGCAAGCTATCTACAGTCGTCAGCAGAAAGAACTTCTCTAATGATCCTTCCCTTTCTCCGTCTCCCTCACCTTGGATTTGCCGGTGCCCGTGGCACCGACGACGGCAATGAGGGGCTCCATGGTTGATGGGCGTTTGATGCGCCAGAAAGAGCGGAGAAAGTTGAGCATGGGAGAGCCACACGGAGGGTTGTTTCGTTACGAGTCCATTTTCCCTTGGCTATAAGGTACAAAGCAGATGCTTCAGCGTTCAAGGGGTGTTGTACTACGAGTCTCAAACAAGCgcgggaaagaaaaagaaaggtGCGCGCAAATATATACATGCGACATTACCTCATCGGTCTCCGCTGCAGCATAAAATTCGGCTTCTCATAGTCAGGTACGTGATATATACCAATATTGCTCAATTGTGAGACTTACGAGAAGCTGTTGACTTTATCCAAATATTCCTCTCCAATGGTCAGTCAGTGTCAGTATCTGAGAGATGCTCAGAAGGGATGGGAACTTCACTATGTAGGTCGTTGTGCTGCAGTTTCTAgtacatacgaccatagggtgtggaaaacagggcttcccgtccgctcagccgtacttaagccacacgccggccggttagtagttgggtgggtgaccaccagcgaatcccggctgttgtatgtttttttttttttgtttttggaCATTCTTCCCATTTTTTCTTTTATATGTGTCGCTTACCGGTCTGTCATGAGCCACAATCACAGATAATACATTATCAGCCGATAGAGATCCTTCAGCTACTCCGAGAACCAGCGCGACTCAAGTCAAGCTTCATTTCCAGACAGAATAGCGTGAGTAGTCACATGACTTCACATGACATACATTGGAGTGAGGGCACCATAGATTAGCGGCAATCGAGTCATAAGCACGTCGTATTTACAATTTGTTGTGGTCACTTTATTATTCAGAATCAACAAGCCAAATA contains:
- a CDS encoding replication factor C subunit 4 — its product is MVQAESSASASRNSLRAVTAGAPPDYELPWVEKYRPIFLDDIVGNTETIERLKIIAKDGNMPHVIISGMPGIGKTTSILCLARQLLGEAYKEAVLELNASDERGIDVVRSRIKGFAQKKVTLPPGRHKIVILDEADSMTPGAQQALRRTMEIYSSTTRFAFACNQSNKIIEPIQSRCAILRYARLTDAQVVKRLKQICDAEKVEHTEDGIAALVFSAEGDMRQAINNLQSTWSGFGLVSGDNVFRVVDSPHPIKVQAMIKACWEGKVDAALETLNELWDLGYSSHDIISTMFRVTKTIPTLSEHSKLEFIREIGFTHMRILDGVQSLLQLSGCVSKLCKINMKPQLFEPPKA
- a CDS encoding protein GET4; translated protein: MTSRIDKTIARQREKIASGAYYEAHQQLRVIAARYIKQSNYEAAAEILAGGATALLRAGSQQGASASGGDLAIMLVDEVYTKAGWGITGGDDDAEGRARKKRLIELLREFPSEEPTRKRFIQEMIGWSGRFGPVERGDAELHHAAGSVYAEDNEPYDAEKHLVLGTSESAETLAKLEYEWYTNDEPHTAAIYASRAVFPYLLVGNLRNANKAFLVFTSRLSSSNTSLGVQEVSSASSDVRVFPSLPLLNFISMLLLTIQRGSADLFKQLTAHYASQIREVGIWDDALSQIGEQYFAIKVPRQGNPLLDMMGSMLFGGQNQGGSRRTPQGRSQSKTVEAPPASMELD
- the rai1 gene encoding DXO/RAI1 family decapping nuclease; amino-acid sequence: MDGGTFDIQPIGRFYGSNTTIRRPREITCFSYDAEHKFHLGDSSLRYYYTPRLPADLNRGFDTFQKLDDTADEHLDALLETIMALEKETGKRCEADIITWRGMMTKILTAPFDNLNGFEMNATCFQVGGENNLYKIQQKQIQENQRMPPGMASQDLMAYWGYKFETLCLLQQPWDPTPRAEIESREDLVVNNNAQYCSVVRTGIGSTRLIIGGEVDAVWDCKPDRKEDPINWVELKTSAEIRNDRDMIKYERKLLKFWAQSFLLGVPKIIVGFRDNHGIVHRLEELETASIPNKVKKLGRGTWDGNICINFAAAFLEWLKSTIKEGGTWRIRKLEKSSLIQVFKIEETGTGDIISRSFLDWRSRS
- a CDS encoding tRNA dimethylallyltransferase, which encodes MLNFLRSFWRIKRPSTMEPLIAVVGATGTGKSKLAVDLATRFNGEIINGDAMQMYRGLPIITNQIPFEERNGIPHHLISCVDFEEEPWRIGHFKRECLRLIKDIHSRGKLPILVGGTHYYTQTVLFKDQLVEESLFSGDDDDAHFHKETKPTSAKWPILDAPPDVVFQKLKEVDPVIASRWHPNDVRKIRRSLEIYFQTGKPASEIYAEQKRQKYATGTNGESSPGIGQLRYPTLIFWVHSEKETLNCRLAKRVDSMVEQGLMAEAQRMWAYIREKKGQGITVDQTRGVWVSIGFKELAPYFDALENGELSEGELEALKQSSIELVKIATRQYATSQIKWIRNKLWKALADAGATKNLYLLDSTNVEDWQRWVTEPSEHLTQALLNDEPRPDPKSLSDMARETLCAREVQAQTQRSDVLQTFTCEICSRTMATQDQWNIHLNGRAHKRAIKNAAKRAEREKYLRNQQTLGVGQNCDNPTPTEQPSTPQ